In Camelus dromedarius isolate mCamDro1 chromosome 4, mCamDro1.pat, whole genome shotgun sequence, the DNA window TTCTATCAGcctgtttttttcctgaaaaggtCTTTATTTCAAGCTCATATCTTAAAGACGTTTTTGCCAAGGGTAGGATTCTGGGTAGACAGGAGTTTGTgggccctcctccccccaccaggaCTTGGAAGATGTCATCCGCTGTCCCCTGGATCACAGTCCCGGTGAGAAGTCTGCTGTAGCCACATCATTGCTCCCCTGTCGCTGTCTTTTTCCCTGAATGACTCCAAGATTTTGGGTGGGGGGGTTCTTTCCCTTCATCTTTGGTTTTCAACAGTTTGACTCTGATGTCTAGGTGGCTGTTTGTCGTTGCTTTGGTTTTTGTCCTGTTTAGACGTCTCTGGCCTTCTTGGATTTGTGATTTGATATGTCactatttttggaaaattctcgGCCATtatctcttaaatatttttcctgtgcCCCATTCCTCCTCCATGTTTTGGGGCTGAAATTGCAAGTTGGAGTCGACATCATCGATAACGCTGTTAATGTCCTCGCTTCTTGGAtgttctgtgttgtttttttcagtttgggtaatttctCCCGACCCATCTTCAAGTTCACTCGCTGTTTCCTCAGATGTCATGTCTGCTGAAGAGCCCATCAGAGGATTCTCTCCGACACTGTGCAGTTTTTCCCAGCATTTCTCTTTGACTTTCTTAcagtttccatctcttggctaatCTTCTCTGTTTGTGCATATGTATTGTCGACCTTCTCAATTAGACCCTTTATCCTGTTAATCGTTTTTTAAGTCCCTGCGTGATGGTCGCCGTGTCCAATCAtctctgagtctggttctgttgaCTGCTTTATCTCTTGGCAATGGGTTGGTTGTTTCTTGTTGCTTTTGAACAAAATATTCCTCATGTTTTATTGGTTGTGGAACGTGCACGTGAAGAACAGAAGACACTGGCGTGAATGGTACTGACGTCTGGGAACGGGCAAGCCTCTTCTGTCGGGCTGTTGGTGTGGGACTTAAGTCAGTCTTGTGAGGAGTTGAGCTGGGTTTGGGGTTTGTTGTTGCTAAAGTTTCCTTCTGAGCACCGCAGGCCTCAAATACCTCCAGCAATGGGTTACTATTGCCTTGTGCTCACGGTGGGGCTAGAGAACTTCCCCCAGTGTAGTGCGACCCCCTTGCACACCTGTGCCACAGAGGGggtctctctccacctccctgtgGCAGGTGACTGTTGCTTGTTACTCTATGTCAGGTTTATAttgggagcagaggaaggggttCCCTGTGTCCTGGTCCAGCCTCAGCTTAGAAAGGCCCTGTGTCCTTGGCCTCAGCAATCCTGTACCTCCTCCCTGTGGAAGCCAGACTCTGCCCTGTGTCTGGGGTCTTGGGTGGGAGATTCCTGCCCCTCCTGCAGTGGTGAGAGACCTCTGTCTGGCATCACACAGGGTCCTCAGGCCAGGACAgtctcctgcccctctcccaagGGAAAagagcctttttttccccagacttcTCACAGCCAGAGTGTGTCTTCTTGGGCCCTGGAGTTGGCAACTGTGTCACCCCTCCCTCAGCAGCTCAAGGCTTTGCTTCCTGGAGAGAAGGTTCTGGGAAAGTGGGACGGGCTTTGGGCCCGTTCAGCTGCACCCACTGTTCCTCGGGATCAGCTGCTCTTCCTCCAGAGGCCCAAGGCTGTTGCTGCTTAGGCGAGAAGGACTTGGGAAACGCATGGTGTTTGTGCCTGGCCCCGAAGCGGCAGCCAATCCCCTGCCTGCCCCTTACCTTTTCTCACGAGAGCCCCTGGAGCCTCATGGGAAAGAACAGAGAGTCAGGGAATGGGCAGCCCATCTGGGGCCCCAGGAACCCCAGGCTGACCCTCCAGCCCACACTTGGCTTTGGGCAGGTTGTTATTAGGTAGCTGGGGTGGCAGCTGTGTCTCGTTCCATGTGCTGCCCTAGCCGAGCCAGTCCCTGCCTTACTCCTCCTTGAAACTCACATTCCTTTGCTGCCTTGGAGTCTCAGCTCACTGATGGATTCAGGAAAATGTATGGTTTTGTAGTCTATTcagcttttctgtgtgtgtgtgtgtgtgtgtgtgtgtgtgtgtgtggttgttcATGTGGGAGCAACACTATGTAGCCTTCTCTAGTCTAAGCAGAAGCAGAAATGACTCACCTTCTGGAAACTACAGTTTAATTTCCCCCAACATTGAATCTTCATTTATTAACAATaatttactcaaaaaattaaacagtgacTTGatgtgatccagtaattccacttctggatttAGAGCTGAAAGAACTGAATGCAGAGACTCGAATAGGTGTTTGCACCCGTGTTGATAACAGCAGCGTTTGTCACAATAGCtgaaatgtggaagcaacccaaatgtccatcagtgaacGGATGGAGAAAATGCAGTACAGACGAGCAACAGAATatcactcagccttaaaaaggagggaaattctgaCACGGACTGCAACGTGCCTCAACCTGAGGACatcgtgctaagtgaaataagccagtcacaataGACAAATGCCGTGTAAGGGCCCAGAACAGTCAgatttcatagagacagaaggcagggggctgccaggggctggagggagaatgGGGTTTAGCACTTAAAGGGGACATTCTGTTTGGAAGTGAAAGTCgttctggagacagatggtggCGATGGTTGCACAATGTGAGTGTACTGAACGCCACTGGACTGTATAGTTAAAAAGgttgaaatggtaaattttatgttatttatactttaccataatttaaataaaacaatttactGGTTCTTGCCATGTGCCAAGTATCTTCTAGGCACTGGGATTACAgaggtgaacaaaacagacaaaatccctgtcctcatggcgTTTACACTCAGTAAGCGAAATCAGTATGTAACCCACTACAACGGGAGGTGAGAGCGCTCTCGGGAAGCTCCAgcgggggtgggaaggtgggggtgggagtgaaggTAGGCCTCACGGTGAGGCCTGTGGACACCCGGGGGAGATTCCAGGCTGGGGGGTGGGTTCTGCATGGAGTGATGGGGACAGCAAGGGCCCATCCCTGAGAGCGTGTTGCCCCAGGCTGCCTCCTGAAGACACTCGCCTGGTCCACCTTCTGGCCTGCCCTTGGTGCGGCATCCCAGCTCCTGAAACCCCAGGGACTGGGAGGGACGTCCCTTACCCCAGCTTGCCTTCTGGGGTCTGGGCACATGCAGCACATCCGAGAAGCCCCCACAGGAACCAGCCAGGACCTCGGTCTCTAGAGCCAGGGTCACTGCCTCAGGGCCACGGCTTCGGGGGACTCACTGCAGTGGGGGATGGGGCGGAGTGCTCCCCGCTGAAGCCCCTCCGTGGTCCTCTGCCCACCAGGGACTGACGGCTACCTGCTTTTCTGTCCGCAGGAGCTACGAGGAACTCTCGGACTGCACCAGGCACGTGGCGGGCTTGCTGCACTGCTTCTGGCCAGGCGCGGCGGTGGACAAGTTCTTCATCGCCGTCCACCAGCACTACTTCAGAAACTGCCCCGTCTCGGGCAGGGCCTTGCGGGACCCGCCCAGTAGCATCCTCTACACCTTAATCGTGGTGCCCATCCTGGTCACCCTGCTGGTGACGGCACTGGTGGTCTGGAAGAGCAAGCACCCGGAGGGCATCGTGTAGGCCACGCCCGGGGGGCTGCCTGCTCCCTGAGGCTGTGGGGCAGGCCGGGAGGTAGGGCActggggcccagcctgggggCAGAGCAGGCCCCCAACCTCCTCCCCTCCTACCTGTGAAGAGCTAACAGCAGGATTTCCAAGTGGTCATGGCACAGGCGTTGGCCTGGAAGCCACCCTGGGAAGGGCAGCGGGCACTGGGAGGGAGCAGGCGTGACCGTCAGCATGTCTGGGCAGCGTTCGGAACTTCTCCCACTGTTATAAACCACCCGCAGCTCGGTTCCAGCCTCTGGCCAGACTGGTCATGAGTAGCTTGTGATTAAAGGATGTCCCTGAATGTGGGCAGCGTCATTCCTTCTGGATGTGCATcgtggggagcaggtgggggggaATCTCTGGTCCCTTTGGAGTCCATTTTTCTCTGACAGGAGGAGCCACAGCAGGGACCTTTGTGGGGGACGACGATGGTGAGGCCCCACGCGACAGTGGGCACCATCTGGGCACTGAGGGTGCTCCTGCCGGagtcccctgcctgccccccacccccaccatgctGTCTAGAACCGCTGGCTCTGTGGGGGGGACTCGCGGACAGGACCAGCCAGTCTGCTCTGAGGCCCCTCCCAGAAGGTGCCTCGCCAGCCCCCAGGCCCAGGCACTCACCTCCATTCTGTCCCCCTGGGTTTCAGCAGCTATTTCCTAGCACCCCTCCAGGCTGCTGCTGCTCCCCAAATCACCATGCTTCCAAAGCTCCCGCCTATAGCCAGGCTTCCAGAAGGTTCGGGGTCTCTGAAGGGAGCGCCCACACTGTCCCTCCCGATGACCCCTGAGCTCAGGTCCCTCCTCGGAGATCCCTGCAGCCCTCAGCCTGCTCCAGCCTCTAGCATCTGCGGCCCAGGACCTGCCCCTCAGGCCCGTCGGCCACCCCCTGCCCCGCAGGACAGCTACCCAGACACAGGGCCCAGGCCACGGCCCTTGGGCGATTCAGCGTGAACTGACCAAGGAGCGGGATCCGAGCAGGCCAGACCCCAGGTGGCTCCCGGGGCCTCGGCCAGGCCCCCCACCATCCTGCCAGGGTGCACCCATCTtggcaggcctgggctgggcacCGCCGACAGTTCCCACAACGGGTCTTCTCAGGAGCCCCAGCAGCAGGATGCGGGTGGCTGCGCCTCGCAGGCGGGACAGAGGGCGCTGAGGGCGACCTGCGTCCACACTCAGGGCCCGGGGCCTGCCCGGCTTCTCGCCGGTCCGGATTCCGGGGCCAGAGCTGCCGCCTCGCCTCCCCGCACCGCGGCCCGCCCCCGAGCGGGCGGACGCCTCCAGGAAGGGAGCCAGGCGGCCCTAGTGTCAGGACGGCGGGACCTGGGAGGTGGAGGGCGTCCCGATGCGCCTGGTCCTCGCAGAGCAAGGCTGCGGTGCGCACAGGAGGCAGGACGGCGCCGCCCACCGCCCAGACACACGTGCGTTTGCTAAAGGCACCACAGCGCCTGTTCCCCTCCTGCTGTCTCGCGGGTCATTTTCGGGGATCCCTCCCCTGAACTGAGGATTCCGACCCCCGCGCccgcagcccctcctcccaggcccagcgCCTCCCTAGGGCCGAGCCAGCCACCCTTCCAGAGTCAGTTCTAGGGCTGTGGCCTCATCCAAGACCGGGTCCCCGTCTTTGCACACGCCTTGCTGCCGGAGgtaagtggtgtgtgtgtgtgtgagctgtgCAGGTTGTGAGCTGCGTGTGGGTGTGCGCGCACACAGTAGCCTGCAGACGGGAATCGACCTCCAGTTTCCAGTTACGGCCATGACTAGTCAGGTGTGGCTTGTTGGTTaagtgaggagggggaggagggcaggaatggaggcgggggggcggggggagtcgCCCTTGGTGGAAACACATCTCCAGCCTCCTGTCTTTCAAACTGGCCGCTCACTTCTGCACCACTGACCTACGAATATGATTTTCCAGTTTTGACCAAAGAAAGGAACCTTTTGCGGGACAGCAGGAGGGCACTTGCTTTTCACATTTCAACATGTCGCTCCTTGGGACCgttgtcacattaaaaaaaaaacggaCTGAAGGGAACCAGTCACTAAATGTCAAAGGATGGTTTCGTGTGGAAGAATGTGTTTTCAGAGCCCCCTAACCTAAAAGGTCTAATCTGAAAGTTGTCACCAAACGTCATAAAGTTCAGAATGTTGTGCGTTCTGGAAACACACGGTGTGCCTATTTTTAAACCTTTGAAAGTGTATCTCCCACAGTCACAGGCTATGGGGAAACATGGTAACACCTGACAGAAAAGGCCACATGCAGGCTCAGGAGAGCCCTCTCAGTGCCCACCCACCGACCCCAtggccctgccccctcctgctCATCCCTGAAGCGGTGCAGCCCCGGGGCCCACCTGAGGGGCGCCGTGTTCATTAAGCGAATGTCTGACGGATTCCAGGTGAGGGGCTTCTGGGCTGAGGggtgcttcctggaggagatccCGGGCTGCCGCGGGTTCTAAGAAAGCTGGGCAGAGCCACTAGACAGGAGTCCTGGGGGAGCAGGCCTGCTTTGACCTGCCCGCCCCCCAGTCTCAGAGAGGGAGCATCAGGGAGAAGTGTGGTCTCAAGATAAATCCCCGATGGGTTTCACCCTCAGGAGCCACCCCTGTAAAGCCCAGAGTGCGACACACACCGTGTGCTGAACAGTAGTTGTTGTTAAAACACTTTACCAACAGAATGAACACTAAACAATGCCATGACTTTAAAATTATCCAAGCTAATGGGAGAGAACAGtgattgattatttttaagttagTTTTTCTGGTTTATGAAATGCATATTAAAGTACACAAAAATTGGGTCTTGATTTTAGagacaaaatgtttttttcattgaagtttagttgatttacaatgtcatgttagtttctggtatatagcaaagtgattccgtctgcttatcccaaactcctaatttatccttcccctctttggtaaccataagtttgttttctacgtctgttagtctatttctgttttgtaaataagttcatttgtatcttttttttagctttcatatataaatgatatcatatgatgtttgtctttctctgtctgacttacttcacttaatatgaaaatctctaggcccatccatgttgctgtaagtagcattatttcattcttttttatggctgagtaatatatatatacacacatatatacatacacacacacactacatcttctttatccatttatctgttgatggacatttggttgtttccatgtcttagttaTTGTACAtagctgctgtgaacagtggggtgcatgtgtcttttcaaatcaaaagatttaaaaatcttttcaaattagagttttctccagttaTCTGCCCAGgattggattgctggatcatatggtaactatttttagtttttaagtaatctccatactgttctccatagtggatgtaccaatttacattcccaccagcagtgtaggaggattcccttttctccataccctctccagcatttatcatttgtagactttttaatgatgaccattctgaccagtgtgaggtgatacctcattgtagttttgatttgcatttatataATAACTAGTggagttgagcatcttttcatgtgcctttggccatctgtatgaGACAGAATTCTTTTTAGCTaaatggatttttgttgttgtcatttgcACACTTGACATGAGGTCAACCCTCTGCACGGTTTTAGGCGTGCGGTGCAGCCTTGTTGACGGTAGGTACCATGTTATACAGCAGATTTCTAGAGCTCATTCATATTGCTTCCCTGAAACTTTGTGTCCATTGATCAGCTATTTggccctcccaccagcccctggcaaccaccatcccaGTCTTTGATTCTATGGATTTGACTCCTTTACTAGGCAACCTCACATAAGTAGAAtcctgcagtatttgtctttctgtgactggctgaTTTCATTTTGCATCATATCCTCAAGGTTCtgtcatgttgttgcaaatggcaggatttccttccttttgaggGCTAAGTGATGTTCCGTTGGACGGATAGACCGCACTTTGTTGGCccttcacctgttgatggacatggaGGTTGTCTGCACAGCTTGGCTATTgtgcataatttttaaacatttagattTGACTTTGGAATGTCTGTTTGTAAGTACCTTTGAGTATGTGTACATCTGGTCTGGATCTTTCCTTCCAGTAAAACAGTTCCGCTGGGAAGGTTTAGAAGGACCCAGAGAGCGTTCAGGTTTCCCTCTTGCTCATCAGGTCTCCAGTCTTGGCTGGAATGGAGGCCAAGTTCTAGCCAAGGGGCTTTCCATCCCATCTGGGTTGGTGGTCAAGTGTCTGCATGTCCCAGGGCCGAGGGTGAAGAACCCAAGGCCAGCAAATAAGGTACTTAATGAGAATTAACAAATGAAAGTGGAATTGTTATATTAGTAGTTTATTTGAGactttattataaataaacatgTAAGCAAATACAAGCGACTTTGGTACCACAGTCAGTCGTTCTGCCTCCTTGGATAACGAGGACCAGTTGTAAGAGACTCGAGCCTCTGCAGAGCTGGGTGTCTGCGGGGGTCCTGGACCCCATCCCCCGAGGATGCTGAGGGACAGTTGTAGTTCCCTAGGCCTGCCTTTAACAAATCACCACAAGCCAGGTGGCTTTAAATAACAgaatgtattttatgtatttttaactggTTCTCACAgctttctggaggctggacatccCAAGACCAAAGTGCCGTCTGGGCCATGCGTGCTCTGCAGGCCCCGGGGGAGGGTCCTCAGCCTCTGCTCGCTGGTTGTCAGCGTCCCTCGGGGCTCCTTGGCTCAGAGCCGCGTCCCACCAGTCTTGCCACGTTCTCTCTGGGTGTCTTTTGCCTTCTCTTCTCATATGGTCACCAGCTGTGTCGGATTGGGCCCGCCCTGGCCCACTGTGACCGTGTTTAACCTGACTCAGTACATCTGCGAAGACTGTGGTTCCAAGGAGGCTCCtattctgaggttccaggtgaACGTGAATTTAGGGGGACACCGTGCAGTACACTTGCAAACTCAAGATCTGGTGACACCTCGGTCCTCCCCTTTGCCCGGGCCTTGAGAGGGGACAGCTTTGGGAACTGCCAGTAACCTGCTGCAAAAGCTATTTCCAAAGCCCGACCCATCCGGTGATAGAAGGAGGCCAGGTGTCCCAGGAGCTCCTGAGAAAAATGCCCTGTCCCCAAGACGCGCTCCCACAGACACACCGCCTCTAACAGCTGCTCCAGGTTTGCCTTTCAAAGCCAGGGACcagtcagtgtgtgtgtgtgtgtgtgtgtgtgtgtgtgtgtgtgtctgtgtctgtgtgtctgtgtgtgtgtgtgtctgtgtgtgtgtgtctgtgtgtgtgtgtctgtgtgtgtgtctgtgtgtgtgtgtgtgtgtgcacgcatgggCATGGTAAGCGGAGGCCTCCGGCGGCTCTGTCCTGGCCCCTAGCCCTGGTCCTCTGGGCAGCAGCCACCCTCAGAGACTTCCATGCTGGGTCCCTGGGCTGTGGGAGCCCCTCCCGCATTATCTCAGGGAGGGTTACTGAGTAGCCAGTTGACTTTTAAAGGAACATGGATTTCTAAGATGTCTTGCGAACTGTTCCTGGAATTCTATTCTGAGCAGCCCATCCTCTGAAGAGGTGCAGGCAGGGCATAGTCTGCCAAAATCGCATAGGGTGATGCTGACTCCTGGGGCCTCCTCagacaccccaccaccaccctgccccgGGCTCAGGCACCCGCTGTCAGGTGGGGTCCAGGGAGACGGCGGGAGCTGTGGGCCCTCCTCGCTGTGGggcacagcctgggcccagagtgagcctgggaggcagggggcgATGTCCACACTCAGCAGCGCCAGGCCGGGCACCACTGCCCCTCTGTGCACCTGTGTTCTGCCCTTTTCTCGTGAGTCTTTTCCCTGGAAAGACCCAGAAAGTCAGAGAGGGCAGTCGGGGGTTACACACCAGCCACAAGCTGTCACCTTCCCTGTTTTCCCACCAAAGTGCCCACCTGAGCAGGTGGGCCCCGCAGGGGCAGATGGAAGCAGCTAACTCCTTTGGCCTTCTCTGATGGTCCAGGGACAGCCAGGCTCACAGGGGCAGCCTGGGATTTCCGCTAAGCTGCCGGGGGAATCTGACAAgtttcaatttgaaaaataagatggatGAGCTTTATTTGTGACCCAAGCTGGAGAAATGGCCCTTCTCCAGCGATTTGTCGTGGAATTCCCCAGGAACTAATTGGTTGGAAATCAGAGGAcccagaaaacaaagagaaaggattGAGGAAGTGGGGTTGGCCACATATGTCTTGTTCCCAAAGCGCTCGTACTAATGAGCTCCCTGGGAGGAAGTCGCTCTGGAGACAGGGCTTCCCACAAGCCAAGCAGCAGCTCTGAACCGAGCTCATCTTTGCAAAAGGGACATCCCTGGGGGAGTggcagctgggagagggcagcagcCCGGAACCCAGGGAACTAGCATCCAGCAGAATGTAGCGGGAGCCTGAGGCAGGGCATTCCTCTCGAGAAGAACCGAGTCTCCTGGAGGTGAAATTTCCTCCTGGCCATCAAACATGAAAATCAGTACCATCCTATGTACCTAaagtctttaaatgtttgttcCCGGTAATTTCCCTCCTagggatttatcccaaggatgtAATCAGAGTGGTGAAAAAGGACTCGTGtcctttgcccaaggtcatttaTCCCAGACAGCGGGTGGAAACATCCCAGTGCCCACATGAGAGGACGCAAGTAGATTAAATCCAGATGAAGGGGAAAGGTTTCCTAAAATTTAGTCCACAGGAACTTTTTCTCACGGTATAGAGTTAATTGGAAAAGGGCAGATTACAAAACAGGGAAGCGAGATGATCTCAGTTTGGGGGTATGTGTGTCCGTGTGAGAGAGGCCGTGTCTGATTGGGGAAAGAGCGTATAATGTGACTCATAGAGACGGTAACAACACAGTGCAGCTTGGGAGGAGCTGTCGCGCCACAGCCGCTGTCTTGGTCTGCTGGGGCTGCCGGAGCAGAGTGCCACAGACGGGGGTAGGGCGCAGCTTCAACCACACAATTGTGTTTTtccacagtctggaggctggagatCCGAGGTCAGGGTGTCCCCAGCGCTGGGTTCTCGTGAGGCCTCCCTCCCCGGCTTGTAGACGGCCGTCtgctccctgtgtcctcacatggtcccTCTCTGTGAGTGTCTGTGTCCTAGCCTCCTTTTCTCCAGCTGTgtgggattagggcccactcGCAGCGACCTCATTTCACCTtcttacctctttaaagaccctgtctccaaatatagtcacgtTCTGAGTCCTAACTGGGGTTCGGACTTCAACACACGAACTGGGGATGAGGGGGACACCACTCAGCCCTAGAAAGAGCCCGCCTCCCCCAGCCACTGAACTGCCACTTAGGCAGTGGTCAGCTTTCCGAGCCGGCCCACAGCCGCCAGTTTAAGCTGTAGCAGGACTAAAGGGCTGTAATTCACTGTGAAAATTAGTGTTAAGAAACAGCATTGGAGCAAGGCAGTTGCTACAGAAACATCCCGAGATTGAATAAAAACCTGCCTTCAGATGCATCCCACGTTGTCATGGGGGGGAAGGCAAGGCTGGAGGAGCAGGGACAGTCTCTAGGGCAATCCCTGCGAGGCTCCCAGAGCTGCTGCACTCAAGGGCATTGGCAGCTGGTGACACAGGCTTCTcatattgtctcttttttttggaaaatggacAGTTCTCCTCTGGCCTGATGCCGGTGTTCCTGcaagatcatttttctttttttcttctttttagggGCCCAGAAATGGAACAAAGAGATGAAGGGctaagggaagaggaagaaaaaaaatacagatatttttcttGAGTTAACTGGGTCAGCCATCAGGAGagcagggaaaagaggaagacTGTTAGAGAATGTTAAGGAGATGCCTGCAGGATCAGCCTGCTGTGAGcggtggggaaggagggcaggccAGGGCAGCCCGGCCCTCTTCCCGAGGGCGGGCAACAGATGTTGGCCAGCCACCCGCagcaggccaggctgggggagAGCAATGCATGTGTATCAGGGTGCTGTGAAGAATGCTCGCTTCACTTACCTCTGCTCTCCTCGCCTTCATCAGGCTGGGAGGCGAggtccattttgcagataaagagactgaagcacagagaggcaaTGACA includes these proteins:
- the RAMP1 gene encoding receptor activity-modifying protein 1 — encoded protein: MAPGLRGLWLLLVAHLLTATACQDANYGALLQDACLAQFQADMEVLGETLWCDWGKTVGSYEELSDCTRHVAGLLHCFWPGAAVDKFFIAVHQHYFRNCPVSGRALRDPPSSILYTLIVVPILVTLLVTALVVWKSKHPEGIV